From a single Arachis hypogaea cultivar Tifrunner chromosome 3, arahy.Tifrunner.gnm2.J5K5, whole genome shotgun sequence genomic region:
- the LOC112789732 gene encoding uncharacterized GPI-anchored protein At4g28100 — protein sequence MQSFTSIFFFTSLLPLLLLPISHAGILSEPVSDPNQPVEPTENPSSSNTVPAFPVQTQTLPCRLDLSNELFGGVNAACGKNLDRSRCCPVLAAWLFAAHARSALQLPPPAPAPSPSSSSSSSGELPMMPDDSQKCVNSLQDSLVSRNIRIPQPNASCDAILCFCGIRLHQISSLSCPAAFNVSVTHRNATPTVAVRDLEKNCRNASYAGCTKCLGALQKLKGYKNETKGGGGGESSRVKRMFNRDCQLMGLTWLLAKNKTAYIPTVSAVLRAIMYSAHPHESKCSPDQENMPLAVDSLQFDTGHAPSWPSNSLVTIILIFYALFV from the exons ATGCAATCATTCACATCCATTTTCTTCTTCACTTCATTACTCCCTCTACTTCTTCTCCCCATCTCACATGCCGGTATTCTCTCGGAACCGGTTAGCGACCCCAACCAGCCGGTCGAACCGACCGAAAACCCTTCTTCCTCCAACACCGTCCCCGCCTTCCCGGTTCAAACACAGACCCTCCCATGCCGCCTCGACCTCTCCAACGAACTCTTCGGCGGCGTCAACGCCGCCTGCGGCAAAAACCTCGACCGCAGCCGCTGCTGCCCCGTTCTGGCCGCCTGGCTCTTCGCCGCACACGCCCGGTCCGCCCTCCAGCTCCCTCCTCCCGCTCCCGCACCGTCTCCCTCCTCGTCGTCCAGCTCCTCCGGCGAGCTTCCGATGATGCCGGACGATTCACAGAAGTGTGTTAACTCACTCCAGGACTCGCTGGTGAGCCGGAACATAAGGATCCCTCAGCCGAATGCGAGTTGCGACGCCATTCTGTGCTTCTGTGGAATCAGGCTTCATCAGATAAGCTCGCTGAGTTGCCCCGCTGCGTTTAACGTTTCGGTTACTCATCGAAACGCAACGCCGACTGTTGCCGTTCGTGACTTGGAGAAGAATTGTCGTAACGCTTCTTACGCTGGTTGCACCAAGTGCCTTGGTGCCCTACAAAAG CTAAAGGGTTACAAGAACGAGACGAAGGGAGGCGGAGGGGGTGAATCTTCAAGGGTAAAGAGGATGTTCAACCGTGACTGTCAACTAATGGGGCTGACGTGGCTTCTCGCTAAGAATAAAACGGCATACATACCTACCGTTTCGGCCGTTTTGCGGGCAATCATGTACAGCGCGCACCCACACGAATCAAAATGTAGCCCCGATCAAGAGAACATGCCACTGGCCGTTGATTCCCTCCAGTTCGACACAGGCCACGCCCCATCCTGGCCGTCCAATTCCTTGGTTACCATCATTCTCATTTTTTATGCCCTTTTTGTTTAG